From Malaya genurostris strain Urasoe2022 chromosome 2, Malgen_1.1, whole genome shotgun sequence:
tcaggtacatatcttcaactgaacgttataaacgggggaaccgtggtcgaaaatggaTAATTTCTTggaatggaagcagacgtcaagAAGAagacccaactaaccaaaagttcggataaaagggactaatttgacttaagcagctctcaaagctaatcaatagcattctaagcagcccatttttaaagtaattatccacacttgaaagctCGCACagcggaacgaacttctaagctgcttctagaatacattgttcaccttctatgcagcgaaaaaattcacgcggaacttgttctgtactttcaagttgctaaaactaccacgtgcactcttaagcagcaagaaagttcacgcggaacaagttctgtacttcgaactgtcaaacattgccacgtgttttcttaagcagctagaaagttcacgcggaacttgatctgtactttcaagttctcaaaagtttcgcatgtacttttaagcagcaaaaaagtggactttttaagtaattgtgcaacttctggttgcttggggaCGCATTCAAGCAGCggtatcggagagcgcaccttctgcgtggtttaaAAAAGAAACGCACAGGTCGTatattctcatttgccttccaatCGTCAAGGCGAGTAGAGTTCGagcaaaatgttccgaactgtgctgaaTATCGTAGAGTCCTTGGTCCTTCTAAATGGTAGAAATGAACCCCGTACAGCATCTtggtagtttctttcaatgaaatatgcaaatccgaattgagataatcgacgtcaaaattctAGAAGTTCCTATGTGGGGTCGCTAGAAaggcccatttgtgaaaaagctacaaacgaaattacgtaaaaagggagaaagtttcacaattcacactatcaattcgaattcgaaaatataaagaaattgtgtcagttttatcattttttattttcatgacatccagttatgtctctgacattacatacccgtacttttttaatgTTCGATTTAGACGTAGCGTcctcttccgtcaccgtcaccgaaaCGACAGCTTTcgacaaaattagtttaatactttatACTTTAACCTGAACGCTCCTTCCGTCAacacgttccgtgacggtgacgttccATAAGAATGCATATAATTAATGTtaacggatcgtctgaatcgtgcaTAAATCGTACTCAATCCATCTCTATACATTTACTCTtcagtatagtggttttcagcttgacatagaatgcgacggaatcgttgcaggattgcgaaataatgagcgtcagaaccactgatgccaggtttgcagattggtatgtaaatttgcaatttcgtttgttagcagactttgcaattaagccgactttttcgcagattttcgaaatttttataaacaatcgtccgttttaatgacttttgccattactgtagggttttcgtttggttttttcgtcatacttctaaatattgaggtcgcataggaccatttctaatacctagacgcctaaaatttcacctggcatcgctgccagaaaattggacagttttttaaccccttcgctgtctgttgtattgaaattaactagcattagagccaaaagaaaaattaatcggctgttggattgaggccaattgcattttcaactggtaaaattccttagcgacaattgttatttcattgttcatcgaacgcatcaacaaatgtatatctgtcaaagacgaccaactttttagagtagacaaatagcacaatcgattaaagcacgaggttttgaaaaccaaggcgtcgattaatacaaaatataaatgaaaagggataaaactaagcacaaaataaccattatgtacgattcagacgatccgtcttaTTTTGacacagtcaatctccgtcaccggcaccgtcaacattaattacatgcattcttatggagccattcacacgtaacgtcaccgtcacggaacgtcttgacggacggagcgtgtgaacgttccggtaaagaaagtattaaactaattttgacggaagctgacgttccggtggcggtgacggaaggaggcggatcgtctgaatcgtacattatgtcaaataaatagcaaacgcctaaaaaatccgtgcaagttttagccgtaatctgccacatacgcatcaatatgaattcattatgactgaagttttcttaataataaataaaaaattagtcattgtaacggtcaatttaaaaaatatttttttctggcttgtggtctcgaaggggttgaatcgatgcgaatgacagtttcgcgatctttgcggcattttgtcgctatcttatcgcatcgcaatcttttctagccgacagtgaaaatcactatacgACAAATGTGATCACCAGCATATTATTACAACATGTTATTTATATCCGATGTCAATATGTCATTCTCATATTtgctattattgttattatattCGGTGTTAGGTTTTTATATGCTTGATTGATACTCATAATAAATTTTAACTACATTGTTTATACGTAATTTGACGTTCACTTACATCTTGTTATCCTAATAACGGTTAAGCTTAATAATAACTGGTTTCCATTTACTCAACAAAGTAACTTTTACAATGAGTTCATCTCCTAACTCCGACGAAGATAGGTAGTATCAAATTACATTAAAACATATTGTGTGTTCAAGCAAGAAACCTGCTTTACAGGAAAATTGAGTTCAACCCATTACTACTGACTGGTAACCGGAAAAGTGCATTTCTACCGTACAAGCCTACGAATACAGTGCTAACGAACTTACAACGGGGTAATACCGAGGCAAACATTGCTAGTGAAATATGTTtgaattttcacgaaaaaacgGGCCAAGGTGAAATAACAGAAGAACAAGTACGCACGGAAAAGTTGGTGGACGCTGTGGATTCAAATAACTTGACCCCTCTACATTGGGCCTGCTACTATGGGCAGCTTGCAGCTACTCAGATATTGATCAAGTAATTTAGATTCGTACTATTGACTCTGCCACTTGTAAACATATAGCGTACTTTTCAGTTGCGGTGCAGAAGTTAATCGACAGGCCACTGATATGGTTACTCCGCTGCTTCTTGCCAGTGCAGGTGGTCATCACGAAATCGTCCGACTACTACTTCAGAAGGGTGCGAAAGTGAACCATATGGATGTGGTGGGTAATACCGCCCTGATGTATGCCGCGGCTGGAAATCACCCACACACATGTAATGAGTTACTCAGTAGATGCGCAAGATTTACCGACAGTAACGAAGACGGCGAGACCGCCTACAGCTTGGCATTGAAAAATCAAGCTGGTTTGTCACAAGCCGTACTGGAAAACTACATTACGGCATTGTTGATGTCCTAGCTAGTCAAACTATGGAAATTCACCGGATATATTGACAAATGATTGATATATTGAAGTTTGTCTGGATTTGATTAGTCATAAGTCAAGAAAAAAAAGGCTTATATTCGGCAGATCATGTTCTGTGTAATTGTACCTGTTTATCtatgtaaatattttgaaatattttatcacaattatCATTTCAATcaataactcaaaaactttGTTTCACTTCTGTAATTTTatatacacactaagatttaattcctttgttcggtaatatttttgacgagaaatttcggtaatctatagaaatgaccgatatttcggtacatgagttttatttcacaataattatgcaattttttaccgtacgatcagttttacgtaaatttttcattacagaattttgtaaatagatatacaattcatacggtaaatctgaatagtcgccgagtacggaaaacatactgtccgtatggtaaagttatcttccaataaccgaacttctgtgaaaacagattgtcgtgaaactaactgtcaaacaatcaataattttttcactaagtgtctttttattaaccaaacgaaaaatatcttgaagaattcatcgaatggattgagataCAGGTACCaacaatttcaaaacttttttaaattttccaactGAAAATTTCTTCCTACACGAAGTagggatttttttatattttttt
This genomic window contains:
- the LOC131430542 gene encoding DNA-binding protein RFXANK isoform X1, whose protein sequence is MSSSPNSDEDRKIEFNPLLLTGNRKSAFLPYKPTNTVLTNLQRGNTEANIASEICLNFHEKTGQGEITEEQVRTEKLVDAVDSNNLTPLHWACYYGQLAATQILINVLFSCGAEVNRQATDMVTPLLLASAGGHHEIVRLLLQKGAKVNHMDVVGNTALMYAAAGNHPHTCNELLSRCARFTDSNEDGETAYSLALKNQAGLSQAVLENYITALLMS
- the LOC131430542 gene encoding DNA-binding protein RFXANK isoform X2, with translation MSSSPNSDEDRKIEFNPLLLTGNRKSAFLPYKPTNTVLTNLQRGNTEANIASEICLNFHEKTGQGEITEEQVRTEKLVDAVDSNNLTPLHWACYYGQLAATQILINCGAEVNRQATDMVTPLLLASAGGHHEIVRLLLQKGAKVNHMDVVGNTALMYAAAGNHPHTCNELLSRCARFTDSNEDGETAYSLALKNQAGLSQAVLENYITALLMS